From Camelina sativa cultivar DH55 chromosome 20, Cs, whole genome shotgun sequence, the proteins below share one genomic window:
- the LOC104768250 gene encoding uncharacterized protein LOC104768250 isoform X2 has product MASTDGLVPITRDFLASYYDKYPFPPLSDGVSRLSSDIATLIQLLTVQSPPSEGETSLIDEANRQPPHKIDENMWKNREQMEEILFLLEPSRWPIQLREPSTSEDAEFASILRNLKDNFDIAFTAMISFQTKNSERIFSTVMTYMPQDFRGSLIRQQKERSERNKQAEVDALVSSGGSIRDRYALLWKQQMERRRQLAQLGSATGVYKTLVKYLVGVPQVLLDFIRQINDDDGPMEEQRERYGPPLYSLTKLVMAIRVFLSLLWDRYDTFKLSRDQMNLLSEASIVYTSEFERFVTFISDVFANSPFFISADTAGILGSRDNEEYKEIIVQAGRTYEVSLMVESENSYIAWDFSLMQGKISMDIGFSVEYISASGEQTLILPYRRYEADQGNFSTLMAGNYKLVWDNSYSTFFKKTLRYKVDCIPPVVEREPLN; this is encoded by the exons ATGGCGTCAACGGACGGCCTTGTGCCTATCACCCGGGATTTTCTGGCTTCATACTACGACAAATATCCTTTCCCTCCTCTTTCCGACGGCGTTTCTCGGCTTTCCTCTGACATCGCTACTCTTATTCAGCTACTAACCGTCCAATCTCCCCCTTCAGAAG GGGAAACTTCACTGATTGACGAAGCAAACCGTCAGCCCCCTCACAAAATTGATGAGAATATGTGGAAAAATCGGGAGCAGATGGAGGAGATATTGTTTCTTCTGGAACCATCTCGCTGGCCTATACAG CTTCGGGAACCTTCCACATCCGAAGATGCTGAGTTCGCTTCTATTTTGCGGAATCTTAAAGACAATTTTGATATCGCATTCACTGCTATGATTTCCTTCCAGACGAAGAATTCAGAGCGCATATTCAGCACAG TTATGACCTACATGCCTCAAGATTTCCGGGGATCACTTATTAGACAGCAGAAGGAGAGGTCGGAGAGGAACAAACAGGCGGAGGTTGATGCGTTGGTTAGCTCTGGAGGGAGCATACGTGACAGATATGCTCTTCTTTGGAAACAGCAAATGGAGAG GAGGAGACAGTTGGCTCAACTAGGCTCTGCCACTGGTGTCTACAAAACCCTGGTCAAGTACTTGGTAGGGGTTCCGCAG GTGTTGTTGGATTTTATTCGACAAATAAATGATGACGATGG GCCAATGGAAGAACAGCGAGAACGTTATGGACCCCCTCTATATAGTCTCACAAAACTG GTGATGGCAATTCGGGTTTTCCTATCACTTCTGTGGGATAGATATGATACTTTCAAACT GAGTAGAGACCAAATGAATCTCCTGTCTGAAGCTTCTATTGTCTACACTTCTGAGTTTGAAAGATTCGTCACATTTATCAG CGATGTATTTGCCAATTCTCCCTTCTTCATTTCAGCAGATACAGCTGGCATATTGGGCTCAAG GGACAATGAGGAGTACAAGGAGATAATTGTCCAAGCAGGGAGAACCTATGAG GTCTCATTGATGGTGGAATCCGAAAATTCATATATTGCTTGGGATTTCTCCTTGATGCAAGGCAAGATAAGCATG GATATTGGATTTAGCGTGGAGTACATAAGTGCTTCAGGGGAACAGACG CTGATATTACCTTACCGTCGGTATGAAGCTGACCAG GGAAACTTCTCTACCCTAATGGCTGGAAACTACAAGCTTGTATGGGACAATTCATATTCAACTTTCTTCAAAAAG ACTCTTCGATATAAAGTGGATTGCATACCACCAGTAGTGGAGCGCGAGCCTTTAAACTGA
- the LOC104768250 gene encoding uncharacterized protein LOC104768250 isoform X1 yields MASTDGLVPITRDFLASYYDKYPFPPLSDGVSRLSSDIATLIQLLTVQSPPSEGETSLIDEANRQPPHKIDENMWKNREQMEEILFLLEPSRWPIQLREPSTSEDAEFASILRNLKDNFDIAFTAMISFQTKNSERIFSTVMTYMPQDFRGSLIRQQKERSERNKQAEVDALVSSGGSIRDRYALLWKQQMERRRQLAQLGSATGVYKTLVKYLVGVPQVLLDFIRQINDDDGPMEEQRERYGPPLYSLTKMVMAIRVFLSLLWDRYDTFKLSRDQMNLLSEASIVYTSEFERFVTFISDVFANSPFFISADTAGILGSRDNEEYKEIIVQAGRTYEVSLMVESENSYIAWDFSLMQGKISMDIGFSVEYISASGEQTLILPYRRYEADQGNFSTLMAGNYKLVWDNSYSTFFKKTLRYKVDCIPPVVEREPLN; encoded by the exons ATGGCGTCAACGGACGGCCTTGTGCCTATCACCCGGGATTTTCTGGCTTCATACTACGACAAATATCCTTTCCCTCCTCTTTCCGACGGCGTTTCTCGGCTTTCCTCTGACATCGCTACTCTTATTCAGCTACTAACCGTCCAATCTCCCCCTTCAGAAG GGGAAACTTCACTGATTGACGAAGCAAACCGTCAGCCCCCTCACAAAATTGATGAGAATATGTGGAAAAATCGGGAGCAGATGGAGGAGATATTGTTTCTTCTGGAACCATCTCGCTGGCCTATACAG CTTCGGGAACCTTCCACATCCGAAGATGCTGAGTTCGCTTCTATTTTGCGGAATCTTAAAGACAATTTTGATATCGCATTCACTGCTATGATTTCCTTCCAGACGAAGAATTCAGAGCGCATATTCAGCACAG TTATGACCTACATGCCTCAAGATTTCCGGGGATCACTTATTAGACAGCAGAAGGAGAGGTCGGAGAGGAACAAACAGGCGGAGGTTGATGCGTTGGTTAGCTCTGGAGGGAGCATACGTGACAGATATGCTCTTCTTTGGAAACAGCAAATGGAGAG GAGGAGACAGTTGGCTCAACTAGGCTCTGCCACTGGTGTCTACAAAACCCTGGTCAAGTACTTGGTAGGGGTTCCGCAG GTGTTGTTGGATTTTATTCGACAAATAAATGATGACGATGG GCCAATGGAAGAACAGCGAGAACGTTATGGACCCCCTCTAT ATAGTCTCACAAAAATGGTGATGGCAATTCGGGTTTTCCTATCACTTCTGTGGGATAGATATGATACTTTCAAACT GAGTAGAGACCAAATGAATCTCCTGTCTGAAGCTTCTATTGTCTACACTTCTGAGTTTGAAAGATTCGTCACATTTATCAG CGATGTATTTGCCAATTCTCCCTTCTTCATTTCAGCAGATACAGCTGGCATATTGGGCTCAAG GGACAATGAGGAGTACAAGGAGATAATTGTCCAAGCAGGGAGAACCTATGAG GTCTCATTGATGGTGGAATCCGAAAATTCATATATTGCTTGGGATTTCTCCTTGATGCAAGGCAAGATAAGCATG GATATTGGATTTAGCGTGGAGTACATAAGTGCTTCAGGGGAACAGACG CTGATATTACCTTACCGTCGGTATGAAGCTGACCAG GGAAACTTCTCTACCCTAATGGCTGGAAACTACAAGCTTGTATGGGACAATTCATATTCAACTTTCTTCAAAAAG ACTCTTCGATATAAAGTGGATTGCATACCACCAGTAGTGGAGCGCGAGCCTTTAAACTGA
- the LOC104768250 gene encoding uncharacterized protein LOC104768250 isoform X3, with amino-acid sequence MASTDGLVPITRDFLASYYDKYPFPPLSDGVSRLSSDIATLIQLLTVQSPPSEGETSLIDEANRQPPHKIDENMWKNREQMEEILFLLEPSRWPIQLREPSTSEDAEFASILRNLKDNFDIAFTAMISFQTKNSERIFSTVMTYMPQDFRGSLIRQQKERSERNKQAEVDALVSSGGSIRDRYALLWKQQMERRRQLAQLGSATGVYKTLVKYLVGVPQVLLDFIRQINDDDGPMEEQRERYGPPLYSLTKLVMAIRVFLSLLWDRYDTFKLSRDQMNLLSEASIVYTSEFERFVTFISDVFANSPFFISADTAGILGSRDNEEYKEIIVQAGRTYEVSLMVESENSYIAWDFSLMQGKISMDIGFSVEYISASGEQTLILPYRRYEADQGNFSTLMAGNYKLVWDNSYSTFFKKTLRYKVDCIPPVVEREPLN; translated from the exons ATGGCGTCAACGGACGGCCTTGTGCCTATCACCCGGGATTTTCTGGCTTCATACTACGACAAATATCCTTTCCCTCCTCTTTCCGACGGCGTTTCTCGGCTTTCCTCTGACATCGCTACTCTTATTCAGCTACTAACCGTCCAATCTCCCCCTTCAGAAG GGGAAACTTCACTGATTGACGAAGCAAACCGTCAGCCCCCTCACAAAATTGATGAGAATATGTGGAAAAATCGGGAGCAGATGGAGGAGATATTGTTTCTTCTGGAACCATCTCGCTGGCCTATACAG CTTCGGGAACCTTCCACATCCGAAGATGCTGAGTTCGCTTCTATTTTGCGGAATCTTAAAGACAATTTTGATATCGCATTCACTGCTATGATTTCCTTCCAGACGAAGAATTCAGAGCGCATATTCAGCACAG TTATGACCTACATGCCTCAAGATTTCCGGGGATCACTTATTAGACAGCAGAAGGAGAGGTCGGAGAGGAACAAACAGGCGGAGGTTGATGCGTTGGTTAGCTCTGGAGGGAGCATACGTGACAGATATGCTCTTCTTTGGAAACAGCAAATGGAGAG GAGGAGACAGTTGGCTCAACTAGGCTCTGCCACTGGTGTCTACAAAACCCTGGTCAAGTACTTGGTAGGGGTTCCGCAG GTGTTGTTGGATTTTATTCGACAAATAAATGATGACGATGG GCCAATGGAAGAACAGCGAGAACGTTATGGACCCCCTCTATATAGTCTCACAAAACTGGTGATGGCAATTCGGGTTTTCCTATCACTTCTGTGGGATAGATATGATACTTTCAAACT GAGTAGAGACCAAATGAATCTCCTGTCTGAAGCTTCTATTGTCTACACTTCTGAGTTTGAAAGATTCGTCACATTTATCAG CGATGTATTTGCCAATTCTCCCTTCTTCATTTCAGCAGATACAGCTGGCATATTGGGCTCAAG GGACAATGAGGAGTACAAGGAGATAATTGTCCAAGCAGGGAGAACCTATGAG GTCTCATTGATGGTGGAATCCGAAAATTCATATATTGCTTGGGATTTCTCCTTGATGCAAGGCAAGATAAGCATG GATATTGGATTTAGCGTGGAGTACATAAGTGCTTCAGGGGAACAGACG CTGATATTACCTTACCGTCGGTATGAAGCTGACCAG GGAAACTTCTCTACCCTAATGGCTGGAAACTACAAGCTTGTATGGGACAATTCATATTCAACTTTCTTCAAAAAG ACTCTTCGATATAAAGTGGATTGCATACCACCAGTAGTGGAGCGCGAGCCTTTAAACTGA
- the LOC104768251 gene encoding uncharacterized protein LOC104768251, with product MIMVERGPCLVGSLMQCACSSRHLIHSKILVSPNLSGETRRNMESSLHSVILLGLLATILVTIHGQGDGAGLNGEEMRPVEVEMVMEYRVWMRKLMTPLELCLECKCCSSTTCATMPCCFGINCQLPNKPFGVCAFVPKSCHCTSCSI from the exons ATGATTATGGTTGAGCGTGGTCCTTGTTTAGTAGGCTCTCTGATGCAATGTGCTTGTAGTAGCAGACACCTTATCCACTCCaag ATCTTGGTATCGCCTAATCTTTCTGGCGAAACGAGGAGAAATATGGAGTCAAGCTTGCATAGTGTGATTTTGCTAGGTTTGCTTGCGACGATTCTGGTTACGATTCATGGCCAAG GAGACGGGGCGGGGCTAAATGGAGAAGAAATGAGGCCAGTGGAGGTGGAGATGGTCATGGAGTACAGAGTATGGATGAGAAAGCTGATGACGCCATTGGAGTTGTGCTTAGAGTGCAAATGCTGTTCCTCCACCACTTGTGCGACCATGCCTTGCTGTTTCGGCATCAATTGCCAACTTCCAAACAAGCCCTTTGGCGTTTGCGCCTTTGTTCCCAAGTCATGTCATTGTACTTCTTGCTCCATTTAA
- the LOC104768252 gene encoding serine/threonine-protein kinase At5g01020-like, whose translation MMIALGAAKGLAFLHNAERPVIYRDFKTSNILLDSDYTAKLSDFGLAKAGPQGDETHVSTRVMGTYGYAAPEYVMTGHLTARSDVYSFGVVLLEMLTGRKSVDKTRPSKEQNLVDWARPKLNDKRKLLQIIDPRLENQYSVRAAQKACSLAYYCLSQNPKARPLMSDVVETLEPLQCTGDALIPGATTAAGAAFAMGGVPDYRMHRRFGKNVGPGAICRSPNPNCSPGGPAACRVR comes from the exons ATGATGATTGCTCTTGGAGCTGCGAAAGGTCTTGCTTTCCTCCACAATGCTGAAAGACCGGTTATTTATAGGGATTTCAAGACTTCCAATATACTGCTTGACTCG GACTACACAGCCAAGCTTTCAGATTTTGGCTTAGCTAAAGCTGGGCCCCAGGGTGATGAAACACATGTATCAACTCGAGTTATGGGTACTTATGGCTATGCTGCCCCAGAATATGTGATGACTG GACACCTGACGGCTAGAAGTGATGTGTACAGCTTTGGAGTTGTACTTCTAGAGATGTTGACAGGAAGAAAATCAGTGGACAAGACAAGACCTAGCAAAGAGCAGAACTTGGTTGATTGGGCTCGGCCGAAGCtaaatgataaaagaaaactGCTGCAAATAATTGACCCAAGACTGGAGAACCAGTACTCTGTCAGGGCAGCTCAGAAAGCATGCAGCTTGGCGTATTATTGTCTTAGCCAGAACCCGAAAGCTAGGCCATTGATGAGCGATGTGGTTGAGACTTTGGAACCTTTGCAGTGTACAGGTGATGCCCTGATCCCTGGTGCCACAACTGCAGCTGGAGCTGCATTTGCAATGGGCGGGGTGCCTGATTACAGAATGCACCGGAGGTTTGGAAAGAACGTTGGGCCTGGTGCGATTTGCAGGTCACCCAATCCAAATTGTTCACCAGGTGGACCTGCAGCATGCAGAGTTCGGTGA